Below is a genomic region from bacterium.
CCAAATATGTATAGGACCTTCCGGGATAGTCGATGGTGACCAGGTTGGGATCTCCCTGCAGTTTCAGGATGGTTTGGGGAGACAGGTCTTCTGTCATGTCCACCTCGCCGTTCTGCAGGGCGGCGGCCAGGGCGGCCTCGTCGCCGAAGAACCGGATCACGATCTGCTCCAGGGCCGGCTTGCCCTTGTAAAAGCCGGGGTTGGCGGCCAGCACCAGGCGGTCGCCCCGGATCCACTGTTCCACCTTGTAAGGCCCGTCGGTGACCGGGTTGGCGTCGAACTCGCCGGAGGACAGGCTGGCCTGGGTTTCCAGGGAATGCTTGGGAAGCACGATGATCCCGGTGTCGAACAGTTCATCGGAATAAAGCCGGTTGAATTTGAAGCGCACGGTATAGGTGCTGATCACCTCCACCTTCTCCACGAACTGCAGGTAACCGGCCCGGGAATAGTTGACCTTGGCGTCGGTCATCAGGTCAAAGGTGTATTTGACATCCTCGGCCGTCACCGGCTGCCCGTCGCTCCACTTGACGTCCTGGCGCAGGTGGTAGGTGACCTCCTTGAAATCCTCGGAGAACTTCCAGCTCTCGGCCAGCTCGGGCACTATGTTCATCGATTTGTCAAAGCGGTGCAGGCTCAGGAAAAGCTTTTCCTGGATGTCGCTGGGCGCGGTGAACGACAGCAGCAGAGGGTTCAGCGACGCCGGCTCGTTGAGCGAACCGATGGTCAGCGTTCCCCCGGCCTCGCCCAAGGGGTATTTTTCCCGTTTGGCGCAGCCTGCCATCACGATCATCAGGAATGCCGCCATTACCAGAAAGTACCTGGCACCGATTTGGGAAAACCGTTTCATGTTAGTGCTCCTTTAGTTTTAAAGGATATTAGAAAATTAAGAAATATCCCGACCGGTCTCGGACGACAATGGAACCGATATCTTTTATAAGGAAGCCAGGAAAACAGGAACATTAACCATACTGGTTAAGCCATTTCTCCGCTTCAGCATTTGGTTCCGCAAAGTCTGCTAATATATAACATTATAACAAGTTAAGCTTTTTGTCAAGTAAAATTTACTTGCGAAGCCCCTGATTTTTGTAGTATAGTTATGCCATGACGTTTTCCGCCATCATATGCTCATTTCTGGTCATTCTTAACACCACTGCAAAGGCTGATACCATGCCTAAAACAGACGCCTCCTGCCTGGCCGCCGACCTCCACTGCGACGCACCCATGAAGATCGTCATGGGGAAAACACTGACAGACAGAACCAGCCATGTGACGATAAAAAGATTACAACAAGGCCGGGTCGGCCTTCAGGTCTTCGCCTGCTGGGTGCCTCCCTCCTATCGCCGCCAGAAGGCCATAGACTACACCCTGGACATGATCGTCAGAACAAAAAAGGAGATCTCCAAACACCCGAATGATCTGATGATCGTGACCGACAAGGCTTCCTGGAAGAAATGCCTGAAGGAGAAGAAGACCGGGATCATTCTGGGCATCGAAGGCGGACACGCCTTGGGCGAGGAAGCCGGGAACCTGAAAATGTTTCACGCCCTGGGCGTCAGAATACTGACCCTGACCTGGAACAATTCCAACAAGTTCGCCGTCTCGGGGATGAGCGCCGGCAAGACCAAGAAAGACCCGGGGCTGACAGCTGAAGGCTTAAAGCTGGTAAAATTAGCCGACTCGCTGGGGGTGATGCTGGACCTCTCCCATTCTTCCGAAAAGACCTTTTGGGATGTGCTGAAAGTTGCCAAGAAACCGCCTTTTGCCTCCCATTCCTGCGCCCGGGCTTTAAACAAGAAGTTTCAGTTCCGGAACCTTAGCGATGAACAGATAAAGGCCCTGGCCCGGGCCGGGGGATTGATCGGAGTCAATTTTTATCCCGGCTTCCTGGGGGAAAAGCGAAAACCGGCCGACATCAATTCCGTGGCGGACCAGTTTGACCATATGAAGAAGCTGGCCGGGGTTGAGTGCCTGGCCCTGGGCTCTGATTTTGACGGGATCAACGAGGTGCCAAAGGGTTTGGAGGGTCCGGACAAGATCCCTGATCTGCTGAAGGTGTTTGAGAAACGGGGTTTCAGTAATGAAGAGATACGCAAGATAGCGCTGGATAACTTTATAAGATATATGGGTTGGTGATCTACGGGCTTTTTTACAGCCAAAAGCCCCGAAGCATTATGCTTCGGGGCTTGATCATTTGATAAAGGGACCAATAAAAGTGCCGTCACATTTCCATGATGGGTTCCAGATTTTTGTTCAGCACTAGTTCTATCCTGTCCAGCAAAGATGGCGGAGCCGATATCCAAGTCACAAAAGGCCCTTTCTCGCGGTGCTTGGACATAGCCGGATCCTTCCGCAATTGCAGGAGCTTGGTCTTAACATGGCCCTGTCCCAGACTCAGCACCGAATACCCGTGGTTCTCCGGGGATAAATCATTCTTCTTGTAAAAAACCAAATAAACCCCGGTCAGATCCTTTAAGCATCTTTCGCAAAGTTCCAGTTCAAATAATTTGTGCCACTGGCCGTCGCTCTTTTTTGCCCACTTCATTTTTTAGATGTTATATATTATTAAAATATTTAATGACTGAAGTGATCTTTATGTCGGAACTGGATTATTGTATTATGTATTGAAACGCTTGGCCTGGCTGGTTTTGATGCAGGTTGGAGCATATCAGGAATTAGAGAACAAAAGGATGTGAGCGGTTCCCGGAAATGCTTAATTATTTTTTGAAAAACAAAAAGCCCCTCCATTTCTGAAGGGGCTTTTGATATGGTTCCGGTTTACTTCTTGCCTTTTTTCTTGGCAGCTTTACCCGCCGAAGCCTTGGCGTAGGCGGGCTTCTTCACTGCTTTTTTTACAATCTTTTTCGCTGTATGCTTTACGCTTTTCGCTTTAACATTCGGCTTAGAGCTATTGGCTTTCAGCTCTTTGATGGCCGCCTGGGCCAGCGCCAGCCTGGCTATGGGCACCCTAAACGGCGAGCAGGAAACGTAGTTCATTCCGGCCCGGTGGCAGAACTCCACCGAGGACGGCTCCCCGCCGTGCTCCCCGCAGATGCCGACCTTCAGGTGCGGCCGGGTGGTCCGGCCCCGCTTGATGCCCATCTCGATCAGCTCGCCCACGCCCTCCTGGTCCAGCAACTGGAAGGGGTCGGCCGGCAGGATCTTCTTGTCCACATAGTCCGGCACAAAGCCTCCGATGTCGTCGCGGGAGAAGCCGAAGGTCATCTGGGTCAGGTCGTTGGTGCCGAAGGAAAAGAACTCGGCGGTCTCGGCTATCTTTCCGGCGGTCAGCGCAGCCCTCGGGATCTCGATCATGGTGCCGTACATGTAGTCTATCTTCTTGACGCCCTGCTGGGCGCAGACCTCGGCGTAGATCCGGTCCACTATGGCCTTCTGATCGGCCAGCTCGTTCTTCATCCCCACCACCGGAACCATGATCTCCGGCATGATCTTCTTGCCGGCCTTCACCAGTTCCGCGGTTGATTCAAAGATGGCCTTCACCTGCATCTCGGTGATCTCGGGGAAGGTCACGCCCAGGCGAACCCCGCGGTGGCCCATCATGGGGTTGGATTCGTGCAGGCCGTCGGCCCGCTTGTTAA
It encodes:
- a CDS encoding dipeptidase, whose translation is MPKTDASCLAADLHCDAPMKIVMGKTLTDRTSHVTIKRLQQGRVGLQVFACWVPPSYRRQKAIDYTLDMIVRTKKEISKHPNDLMIVTDKASWKKCLKEKKTGIILGIEGGHALGEEAGNLKMFHALGVRILTLTWNNSNKFAVSGMSAGKTKKDPGLTAEGLKLVKLADSLGVMLDLSHSSEKTFWDVLKVAKKPPFASHSCARALNKKFQFRNLSDEQIKALARAGGLIGVNFYPGFLGEKRKPADINSVADQFDHMKKLAGVECLALGSDFDGINEVPKGLEGPDKIPDLLKVFEKRGFSNEEIRKIALDNFIRYMGW